Within Eggerthella timonensis, the genomic segment CCCAACTGGGCTATGTGCATGTGCAAGGATTCGCTGTTCTCGGCAGTATTCGTATTGTATTTCATAGCCTTCATCGAAGTTGCGAGAACGAAGGGTTCCGCGCTGAAGTCCAAACGCTTCCTGATCGGCTACGTCGCGCTTGCAGGATTGTGCATCCTGACGAAAAAGCCCGGGGTGTACATTGTGGCCCTTTCCGGGCTGACGATCCTCATCGCTTACCGGCATTTCTGGAAGCATGCGCTCGCAGCGTTCGTGGCCCCGATTCTTCTCTTCTCGCTCGCCTTTCCTGCTATCGTGTATCCATTGATAGGCGGCGTGGCCAGCGGTGGCAAGCAGGAGATGCTCGGAACGTTTTTCCAGCAGACGACCACCTACCTCCTCCAGCATGACGACGCATCCGCAGATGAATTGGAGGCGATCGGCAAAGTCATGGACATCGATGCCGCGAAAGAGAAATGGAAGCCCGAGATCAGCGACCCTGCGAAAAACAGCTTTCGATCGGATGCTTCGCTCTCGGATATGGTGTGCTATTTCAAAGCTTGGGCTGTGCAAGGAGCGCGCCACCCGAATTCCTATTTCGAAGCGACCTGCCGCACTAGCATCCAGGGGCTCTCCCCCGTCGCCGTCATTGGCTGGCACACCACGTGCAACCCAGGCAAAAGCGCTCTGGAGATGTTCAGCGATGCTTCCGATAAGCTGACGTTCCACAAGCCGGACATGCTCAACTCCGCGTCCTCGAAAATCGAGCGGGTATACAAAAAGCTGCTGGGGTCGGTACCTATCCTTAACTGGGTTTTCACGCAAGGATTTTACGGTGGCTGGCTCCCGTTGATCTGCATCGCGCTCGCACTCTACCGCGGGAAGGGGCACGTTCTCCCGTTCATGCCCTTATTGGGTTCTTGGGTGTTCCTGATCATGACCCCGACGGTCGCCGACAGATACGTGCTGCCTTTCGTCCTTGCCGCACCGCTGCTGATCGGCCTGGCGTGTCATGCGCTTACCGAAAAGCGGCCGCGTGACGCTCGATGAAGTCGGCGATGCGTTTCGCCGTGCCCGGCTCGCACCCGTCGAAGGTGGAACCGACGAAACGGTCGAACTCGCTCTGAGGATAGGCCGCGCGATCGCTTGCCGTATCCCGGAGAAAGCTGGCAAGCCTTTCTCGATCAAGGAAGGCGATCGAGGGTGCAAGCTCGCACGGATCGGCGTTCAGGCCGGGGGATAAACGGTAGCTCTCGATGTCGGGGACATAGAAGGCGACCGGTTTCCCAAGAACGTAGGCTTCGTACACGATCGACGAATAATCGGTGACGACGCAATCCGCTTCGAGCAAAGCCTTCGAAACGCTCAGGGCGGCGCCATTGCCCGATTCGAGAGGATGAAACGACCAAACCACCTCGACATCTGCACCGACAGAAGAATCGTCCCAAACCTCTCGAAGCTCTTTGAAGGGATGGGGCGATGCCTCTCTTTTGCGCAACGTAGGCGCAAAAAGCACCCGGAAAGGTCGACCGTCCTCAAGCCGGCGAGCCACTTCCATCGCCTTTCGCTTTTGGAGCAGATCATCGTACTCCGGCAGAGCGAGGGCCACGATGCGATCGATCGGATACGAAAACGCCTCGCCGAACGCCTTCCTGTTCTGCTCGCCCGTGCAGACGACCCACGAGTAGTTCCGATGGATGCCGAACGACTGGGCGATACGGGTCGGATGGCCTTCCGGAGTGTCCAAGCTTTGGAAACCGAACTTCTTGAACGCGCCGAATGCGTGCCATAGCTGGACGATTATCGGAAGACACGGAAACTCCTCGTGTAACGGCTGCGAGGCGGCAGACCCTCCATCGAAGCCGCCTGCATGCTCGCAGTCGAAATCGAGCAGGCCCACGACCGGATCGTATCGATCGAGCACGCATACCCTGCATCGCGCAAGATGGTACACCTCGCGAACGACATGAAGCGAATATGGGACTGTCGCGCGCTTGGAAAGACGCTTCGTCAGGTAGAGAACCTGCCATCCGCGGCGCTCGAACTCATCGCCCAACGCCTTGAAATTGTAGCCCGGTTCGTCCACCTGCCGCGAAAGGAACAGCACCTCGTCACGCCGAGAGCATACGCAGCATACACGGTACAAAGCCTTGAAAATCCAGCGAGCGAGGGAAGCGAATGCGCCTTTCACAGCCTCACTCCCCCAGAACCGCTTCGATGATGCGCTCGGTGGCATGGCCGTCGCAGGCGCTCATGAACCGGTCTCTGAAAGCGGCTACCGCCGATTTGTCGAATCGATCCTCGATCGAGGAGATATATTCGACCATGTTGTCATTGTTATCGAAAACAGGACCAGGCGTCAGCTCATCGAAGTCGTAATAGAAGCCGCGCCAATCGTCGTATTCGTCTTTATCGAACGCGAAGAAAACGATAGGGCGCTCGAAGAGGGAGTATTCGAACACGAGCGAAGAGTAGTCGGAAATACAGATGTCGGCAACGCTCAACAAGGCGTCGATGGGAAGCTCGTCGGAAACATCGAAAGCGAACCTGCGGCTTTCTTCCGGCACGACCGGCCTGTTTTTCACGAACGGATGATGTTTGATCAGCAGCACGTATTCGCCTTCGAGCGCCCTTTGGAAGCGCGCGATGTCCAATGCATCCGGCCCTTTCGCGCTGTTCACCCTGCCCCTGAACGTAGGAGCATACAGAAGAACCTTTTTTTCCGCAACCGCCGGAACGACTCGTTCGACACGGGCCCGAGCCGTGGAAAGAAAATCATCGTCGAAGAACACGTCCGTCCTGCTTACCCCGAGCGGCTTGATGATGTCCTTCCGATCCTCGAGATCCATCGCCTCCGCATACGCCCAAACAACCTCCGGGCTGCTCACCGTCACAAGAGCGAGGTTTTCATAGAACGGATGCCTGCGCTTCTGGTCGCCCGAGCCGCCGAACTTCAAATCAGCCGTGCTCATACCCCATTTCTTGAAAGCACCGCAAGCATGCCATAGCTGCACGACCTTCGTCTCGTTTCGCAATGCGATACAGCTGAGCACATCGGACGCATCGTTCAGGAAAACCACCTTCGCAGTCGCCGCCTTCCTGAGCATGTCCGCGCAGTTGAGACAGTATCGAGCGTACGAATCTCGTTTTTGATGCAGCGAGACGAACTCCACCTCATATCCGAGAGCATTATCGAGGCGCTCGTACAGCACTTTGAAACTGTCGGGCAGCCGATCTTCTTTCGCCTCGACGAACAGGATCTTGCCTTTTTCGATCGGGGCGGCACAAGCCTTTTCATAGACGCGCGGCAACCATGCGCCTAGCACGATATCTTTGATTTTCCATTTGGTCGTATTTACGATATCGCTCAAGGTGCTCCTACATATTCCACTTCATCACGGTTTTGCCCATGCTCTTGCGCGCATCGGTTTCGAACGCTTGCACGATCTGGGTGATCGATCCCACCTCCATGACGTTGCCTACCAACGCAGAAAGGTACCCTAGCATTTCCGGATGGGCCTCGTACAAAGCGACCGTATCGAGAAAATCCTGCCGTCCGCTTCGGCTGCTGCCGAACAGGCGCAGGCCCTTCTCAAGCACCATGCGGGTGTTGACGGGCACGAGGTTCTCAGACACGCCCAGCAAAGACACCGTTCCTTCGGGCTTGACGATATCGATGATCTGGTCGATAGCCGATGCCGAGCCGTCCCCGCCGCAGCACTCGAACGCGTGGTCCACAGCCAGATCAGGACCCGCCTCGTACGTCATATGCGTCTCGTCGACGAACGTGAAATCGTCGAGCTTGTACCCGTTACGCCCTAACACGACAATGCGCATGGACGGATACCTCATGCGCAGCACCAGGCTGACAATGAAGCCGAGGTTCCCGTCGCCCCACACGCCCACGGTACCGCGACCACCATGAGCTATGCCGTCGAAGCGATTCACCGCATGAACGGCCACGCTGACCAGTTCCGTGAAGGCGGCCACCGTCTCGTCGACGCCTTCGGGCAGCGCGACCAGCCTGCTCGGTGGCAACGCCACGTACTCCTGCATGAACCCGTCGAAACCGCTGCCGCAGAACTCACTGCTGCGCAGGTAGTTCTCCGCGATAAAAGGATCTTCTTCATGGGGGTTGTTGGGCAGCATGACCACGCTCGCTCCGCGTTCGAACGTGCCGGTCGCATCGCACACCACAATGCCGATGCCCTCATGGATGAGAGCCATGGGCAGCTTTTTCGCCATCGCCTCGGCGCTGCGCTTGCCCTGGTAGTAACGCATGTCGGCGTTGCAGATAGACAAGTGCGTGGGCCGTACGATAGTAAGGGCCCCTTCGGGCACTTCCACCTCAACCGGCTCAAACGAGCGGGGGGCAATCAGCCTGTATGCACAGCTGAGCATAGCCTACACACCGACCAAGGCGGAGGCCAGCCTCATGTCCTGAGGGTAGGTGATCTTCATGTTCGCCGGCTCCCCCATCACAAGCGAGACCGCCTCGCCGCGCAGCACGAACACCTTGCACGCGTCGGTGAGGATCTCCTTCTCCTCCTCCGTCAAGCTCTCCATCAGCCGCTTGAGCTTTCGGAGGTTGAAGGATTGGGGCGTTTGGCCTTGGTACAGATCGCGCCTGTTGGGGATGGAGGATATCGTCGTCGCATCGAGGCTCTCCACGATGGTGTCCGTGGCGGGAATCACCGTATCGCACGCCCCATGCAGCCGAGCGGCCTCCAGGTTGTCCGCGATGATGCGATGCGACACGAAAGGCCTTACCGCATCGTGCGTCACCAGGACGGTATCGTCGTCGACATCGAAGGCGCCCTCGATGTAGCCCACTGCGTTCGTCACCGTATCGTTGCGCGTGGCGCCGCCAGCGATCACCGTCACGTCCTGAGCGAAGCTCGGGCTGTACTTGGCTAACAGATCCTTCGTCTGCTGCGCCCACGTTTCCGGGCACAGCACGAGCACCGCATCGAAGGCCCCCGTAACGCAGAACTTCTCGACGGTATGCACGAGGATCGGCTTCGATCCCAACATGAGGAACTGCTTGGGCTTGTCAGGATTGCCCATGCGCGTGCCGCTACCGCCCGCAAGGATTGCGGCGAATGCGTTTGATTTGACCTTTTTCCCGTCCATGCTACCCCTTGCAGCTCTCATCGTAAAAAGCGACGGCATCATCGATGCTGCCGTCGAACACGCTCTTGCCCGACTCCAGCACGATGCCGCGCGTGCAAAATTCTTGGGCAGCAGCAGATTCATGCGTAACGAACAGCACCGTCACGTTCTCGTTCGACATGATTTCACGCATACGCGCAACGCATTTCTGCTTGAACTGCTTGTCGCCAACCGACAAAGCTTCGTCCACTACGAGGATATCGGGATCGATGGAAGCAGCGAACGCGAATCCGAGACGCGCCTTCATGCCGCTCGAATAGGACTTCATAGGCTGATCTATATAGATGCCCAACTCGGCAAAATCAATGATCTGATCCTCCAGATCACGATACTCGGCTTTGCTCATGCCCAACACCTGGCTGCGCATATTGAGATTCTCGCGTCCAGTCAGCTGACCGTCGAAGCCGGCATTGAGCTCCAGAAGGGCGCTCACGCGCCCGTTGACCGTCACCTCGCCTTTCGTCGGATAGCTTACGCCGGTAACCATCTTCAAAGCAGTTGACTTTCCTGCACCGTTCCTTCCGATAAGCGCCACCGCCTCGCCCTTCTTAACTTCGAAGGAAAGGTCATCGTTGGCATTGACGATCCCCACCAGCTCTTTTCCGCTTCGGCTGAAAAGCCCGAGGAAACGGCTCCTATCGTTTTTGTAAAGCTTGTAGGTCTTCGTTACGTGATCGAACTTCACCGCCGTCTCGTCGCTAATCGCAGAACGAGGGCCCAACGACTCCAACAAACTCGCTTCGCTATCCTCAAAGGGCATCGGACACCTCCTCGTTAAAATGCTTGTATACGACGACCATGAGAACGAGCGTCACGATAAATACGGCGGCGAACGCACCGATGAACACCGGATCCTCCCAAAACCACACTTTATCGCACAGGGCATCACGAAACGCCGTAACGAAAAACGTGATGGGATTGAACAGCATGACATCAGCGGCCCAACCGAACCCGGCAGGAGCGAGAACTTGCATATTGAACAGGATACCCGAGAGCCAAAAAGCTGGCTGGCTGAGCGCTTTCATCAACTGTCCGACGTCTTTGCTGATGCCCGAAAGCTGCGAGATCAGAATAGACACCATGTCCCAGTACACGAACATCAAAATCATGAGTATGGGAACCTGGATCAAGTAGATATCCCATGGCATGCCGTACGCAGCATAGATGATGAACAAAAGAACGAACAAGGCAGCATTGATCAAAAGCGTGGAAAGCGAATACAGCGTTGAGATTCCGCTGAGAGGAAACTTCACTTTGTTCACAAGGTACGAATACCGATGGAGCACATCAGTACCGGTGGTTATCATATCCGACATGTAAAACCAGGGAATCATTCCGGCCACGAGCCATACGAAATACGGATAATCCGGACTTGAAGACTCGCCTGCCCGCAAACCGATTTCAAGCGCGAACCAAAACACTGCTATGAACACAATAGGTTTAACGGCAAGCCACGCCCATCCGAAAACAGCCCCACGCGCCTGCTTCATCAACTCGAAGATAGCAAGATGCCCGATCTGCTTGCGCCACTCCCAGTTGTCCTTCAATATCGTCGCCAGTGTCTGCAGCACAATGCTCCATTCAACGTCTCGAATAGACAAGCTGATATGATAGCATAGCCGCAGTTTGAAAACGATCCGTCATCGATTCTACGAGTGGTTGGGGAGCTTCACGATTCCCTCCGGATCCTCCCCCGCGTCGACCACGGCCATCAGCTCGGCCCAGGCGAGCGGATCCTCTTCCACAACCCACAGCCCTTCTGCGTTCTCGCCGCCCACGTAAGGGCCGGTCGTCGAGTAGATCGTCACCTCTTCGCGATGTGCGACGAAGTCCACCACGAGATAGCCGATGGAAGCCATGTCGAGATTGGTCGTCGTGTACTCCTCCAAATCGAGGAGCACCGCGTTCGCGCTCTTCTCGCTGTCGAGCGAAAGCACCTTCTGGATCATCGCCGTCTCGATGTTGCGGACGTTGATCTGCCGCAGCGCCTCCTGATGCTCGCCATATTCCTTGCGGGCGCGAGCGAGCACGAGCGCCTCAGAACCGTCGAGTTCCTGTGCGGAGCCCGCTTGCAGCTCTACGTTGTCCGCCGTCATAGGATCGGGAACCTTCACGTCCTTCGGCACGTCGACGGTGACGCCCCCGAGCGCGTTCACCAACGCCTCGAACGAGGTGAACGTCGTCATCATGTAATAATCGATTTCTACCCCGGTCAGGCGCTCGGCGGTCGCGACCGTCTCCTCAGGGTCGCCGTCAAGCAGCGAGTCGTTCACCTTCCAAGACGTTCCCCGCAGCACCGTGTCGCGCGGAATGCTCACCAGCGTGATGGTATACGTTGCGGGATCCACGCGCATGAGCGTCATGACGTCGGCATGCTGATCGACCTGAGCATGGTCGGTTTTCTTCCCCGTGTACAGCGCCGTGCCCTTGCGCGAATCGGATCCGATAAGCAGCGTGTAGAACGGTTCGGTCGAAGAAACTTCCTCAAGGGAGACTTTGCCTTCCTTCGCCTGACGAGCCGTGCCGTCCAGGAACTCCACCAGCCCGATGAACGCGAGCGACAGCACCGCAACGACGGCAACCGCCGCAGCGGCCGTCCTCCTGGATTGCTTCTTATGCGCTTCGGATATCTCGGCCATAGCTCCCACAGCTTATCGGTGACGCGGTACGCGGGGGCCGCGTTTGCCCCTGTTGTCGTAATGATGCTTCAAAACGGGCTTGAACAAGCCGAACTTCCAGATAACGAAGAACAAAACCACAGCGAGCACGATGCACACCGTCCAACGCACCGGCCCCGAGAAGCTTCCCATGAGGCAACCCACGAGCACGAGCGCCGCGGAGCATAGCCACAGCACCGCGACCGAGCGTTTCTGGCTCAGCCCCGCGCGCATGAGACGATGGTGGATGTGCCCCAAATCGGCGTCCTTCACCGGCTGATGCACGCGCTTGCGCCTGATGACGGCCGAGATCGTGTCGAGGACGGGAACGCCGGCGATGACGAGCGGCACGAGCATGACCACGAAGCTCTGCGTCCGCACGACGCCCACCACCGAGACGATCCCCACGACGAGCCCGAGCAAAAGCGATCCCGAATCCCCCATGAACACGGAGGCCGGAAAGAAGTTGTAGCGCAAAAACGCCAGGCAGACGGCGATCAGCGCGAGGCAGACGAGCACGAGCGTGAAGCTCCCCCGCATCCAGACGAGGTACAGCAGACCAGCGGCGACGATGGCCACCAGGCCGGACGCCAGCCCGTCAAGCCCGTCGATCAAGTTCGTGATGTTCACGAACACCACGAGATACAGCACCGTCAGAGGGTAGTCGATCCAGCCGAGCGACAGATAGTCGCCCACGACCAACGTGCGCACGGCGCCGATCGTGATGCCCGAAAGCGTGACGATCGTCGCAGCGGCAATCTGCCCCACAAGTTTCACGCCCGGCGACAGCTGGGTGATGTCGTCCACCAGCCCCACGGTAAACATCGTCGTAACGCCGACGAACAGCATGATGTAGTTCACGTCTTGCAGAATGTACAGATCGTGCAACGACCAATCGAAAAAGCGCACGCCGAGGAACATCGTGAAGCACGCGGCGATCAACCCGACGTACAGCGCGATGCCGCCGCAGCGCGGAATGGGCACGCGGTTCATGCGCCGATACCCGGGATAGTCGATCGCCCCGATCCGAAACGCGATCTTCTTGGAAACGGGTACCATGCAGTACGCGACCGCAAAGGCCACGGCGAACACGATTACCGCCTGATACCATTCCATGATGTTCCTTGTCGATCCCCATGCGAGCGCGCATCTTCAACCAAAGCATTATAGCAGCACTAGGCCGCTCGCAACCATTATGGGCGGATTCTCGGTCTACGAGCGCAAACGGTCCCTCAAACGCTGACAGAGCCACTTAATCGATCCCTGTGCGTCCTGGAACCCGCACTTCTGCTCCTGCACCTCAGCGGCCTCGATGTTGGCGCATGCTAGCAGGAAGCGCTCGCGCGACCCCAGGCGAAGCGCTTCGAGCAGCGCGCGGCAACGATGGTCGCGAACGGAGCCCGCATCGGCGCTCGCCAGGTCGTAAGCCTCAAGCCCCCTTGCGGTCAGACGCTCGTACGCCGCGGAGAACCCGTCGAAATCGCGGTACGTCGGCAGGTTGTAGTACACCGCGTCAAGCAGCCACTCCCTATACGCCGAGCGCAACGGCTCGTACACACCCTCGGCGCGCAGCCACGCGCCGAGGGCCTCGAACGCGTCGAGGAAATCGAGCGGATGCCGGCCCTTGTCGGCCATCGCGTTCGTGCCGGCGAACTCGCGGTGCACCACGAGCGGCTGCGGAATGCGCACGACCGCCTTCGCCCCCACCGCCGCCGGCAGCGAGTACATCAAATCCTCCGTCAGGCGCAGTTCTTGGAAACGGATTCCGCGCTCTTCGAGCAGCGTGCGGCGCACCACCTTGTTCCAGGGAACGTTCTGCACCGTCTCGAAGAACAGGTCGGGCGCAGTCTCCCACGTGAACGAGCCGCCCGGATACGACGGGAACACGTCCTCGTTCCGCATGCCCCACTCGGCAGGATACGCCCTCCCCACCTGCTGGTTGTACGTGCGAAACGCCACGAGCGCCATGTCCGCCTGCGTCTCGTCGAGCGCCTTCACACACTGCGCGAGCATGTCGCGCTCAAGGTAATCGTCGGCATCGAGGCAGTACACGTAGCGTCCGCGCGCCCTGTCCAGCCCCGCGTTGCGAGCCGCGCCGGGCCCCGCGTTCGCCTGGCGCAGCGCGACTACGCGCCCGTCGCGCCGCGCGCGCTCCTCCACGATCGACCGTGTATCGTCGGTCGATCCGTCGTCCACGCAAATGAGCTCGAAGTCGCCCATAGTCTGCGCCAGCACGCTGTCGAGGCACTGCGCGATGAACTCCCCCGCATTGTACGTGGGAACGATGATGGAGACGGCGGGCTGCTTGCTGCTGCTTTCCACGGGCGCCCCTCAGTACGTTTTCGGATGATCGGCGGCGAACCTCGCCGCGCCGGCCTCGAGCAGCTCGCCAAGAGCATCTCTGCTGCTGAGGTCGAACAACCTCATATCGAGCTCGCCTGCCTCGCGCGCTGCGGCGTACTCTTCGAATACGCGCTGAGCGAACGCCTCGTGCGCGCTCTCGTCGATACGCTCGTAGTTCCACCGGTACTTGCTCCACTTGTCGACGAAAAACCAGGGAAGCAGCACGCGGCGGCGATCGACACGCGCGCGCAAGAACCGCTCGCAATCCTCCAACTCGTCGCACACGACAAACACCTTGTCCGTCGTTTTCACCGACGAACCCGGGTTGTCCATCCGGTAATGCAAAAGCGACTTGCGCACCAGTGCGCACCGACGGGCAGCGAACCAGGACTTCATCACGAATGATGTATCTTGAAACGACGCGCCCGGAGTCTCGCGGAAGCGGATGCCCTCATCGTCGAGCCATGCCTTGCGATAGAGCCCCGTCCAGATGGCGGGAATCGTGCAGATGACGCGCGGCTGCTCGACAGGATCGAAAAGCTTGCCGCAGGGGAAGCCGGCAAAGTTGTCCACGCGATCGTCATGGTCCTCGTAGTGTTCGAAGAAGTTGCATTTCACGAGGTCGCAATCATGGCGCTGCGCCATGCGGAGCAAACGCTTGAACATGCCGCGCTCCGGGAAGTCGTCGGGTTCCACGATGCCGATGTACGTGCCGCGCGCAGCTTCGAGCCCCCGATTCATGGAAGCTCCGTACCCGGAGTTCGGCTTGTCGACGATCACGATCCGCTCGTCCTTCGCCGCCCATTCCCTCAGAATCGTCAGCGATCCGTCGGTCGAACCGTCGTTGACGGCCACGATCTCCAGGTCGCGCAGCGTCTGCCCGCACAGCGCCTCAAGACACTGCGGCAGGTAGCGATCCACGTTGTATATGGGAACCAGCACCGAGACGCTGGGATGGTCATCCTGCATAAACGAACCTGCCTTTTCTTGGACGCGCTGATCTCTCCTATTGTAAAGCATCGGCGTTCGCTATTCGATACAAGCGCATGTCGCCATCCTTCAAAACCGCTTCGAACCCGGGGGTTTCGTCGCCCACCGCCTCGATGCCCACCCAATCATCCTGGTTGTAGAGGAAGAACAGCTCCTCCATGCGCTCGACGTCCCGATCGAGGATCAGCACGTATTCAGCCCCGGCTGTTCGAACCGCGTCTCGCACCGAAAGATCGGACGCCTTGGCAGCCAACCGGCGGCGGATCATCGCGCTCTCCGAGCGCTCGTCCTCTCCACCATAACCCGATATATCGCGATAGTACAAATTCAAATCATCGAGGCTGTACGCGAACAGCGACCCATCGTAAGGTTGGTTGACGATAAGTGCCCCGGACGGCACGACCTCTTTCGCTTTTCTCGCGAACCGGCTCTTGTCTTCGCCGTAGGCGTTCACCGCCGAACCATCATTGAGAGCCGTTGCAGTAGCGACGATTCCCTGGAACGCATCCTGACCCAGTCCGAGCATCCCTCGAACTGGCAAGAAGTTCAACGCGAGGAAGGCCACTGCAACGACTGTCGCAGAAAGGGCTTCGACCCTGCAGGCACCAGGGGCGCGCAGGGCCGCAAGGGCTCTGCAGCAAACCCTGTACGCCACATGCAGCCCCATTGCCAAAAGTGGAAGCGAGCAGATGCCAGCCAGCGCGGCAGTGCGATAGGGGTCGGTGTACCAGAATCCCGACAGCGCGTGCTTGAGCAGGGTATCTCCCTCCACGGCCGAAACGTAATAGATGCAGCATGCCAAAAGATACGAGCACGTCAGCCAAAGATAGCGTCGCTTGCGCAGCGTGTACAGCGCGCCCGCAACGACGAGGCACGCCGCGATCGGTTGCACGGAGGATCCGGCGAATCCCATGCCGAGCACGCTCATGAGACCCTGCGCCCTTGAATGGATCGGAGGCCAGTACACTGCGACGGCTCCTTGCATGAAGGGCAGAGAAAGCGCAGCCATCCACAGCAAGGCAACGCACGCGAGCGCGACCGACCCGGCCGCCAGCATGACCGCCACGCGACGTTTCGGCTCCTGGAATCGACGGCCCGCCTCGACCGCCGATCGATATACGCAAAACGGAATGAGGAAGACTGCCGCCGAGAACACGGCGTTCGGTTGAATGAAGGCCATGCAGCAGCACCCGAGAACGAACACAGCACCGTATACGATGCGCTCCCTCCCAGAGGCGTCCCGACCCCAAAGCGCCACGAAACACCCGGCAAGAACCGGCACCAGCGCGAACGCCGCCGTGTTCGGATATAGGGGCCACACCTCGGCGAGAATCCAAGGGAACGCTCCGACGGCGACCGCGCCCAACGCTCCGATCAAGGCGATAGCGCGATCGCCGGAGAACAGTACCTTCATGAGAAACGCCATGCTCAAGGGGAAAACGACAGCTGCGAACAGAAAGTTCACAGCATTAACGGCCAGCGCAACCTCGACGCCCAAAACGCTTATTACCATAGAGCATACGATATGCCATCCCGACGGATAGTACCCGGTTCCCGGCAGAGGGTTGGCTGCGGGATCGGAAACGTCCAAGTAAGACGAGACATGCAACGAAGACCACATGCCGGAATCCGAGAAGCTGCGCACCGAGGCGAAGTGATGCACGTTGTCGTACGTTTGAACGGACGACGCCGGGCCGTCCAAGGGAAGGACGAACGCGAACAACCCGACGGCCACGCCGACAGCCAAGTACGCCGAGACGAGAGCAGCATCGAACCGCCGGCCCGCGCGCTCGCCCGAACCGAGCGCGACGCCTTTCCTGCGAGCGACGAGCAGGGCAAGGCCGCAGGCTGCAATCGACAGAACCGCCACGGGAAGCCCTACTGAGAAAACGGTCGACCGCACGCCGACGAAGAAGCACACAACCCCCAAGATGGAATATGCCAAGATCGAAAAGAGAGGCGCACAGGCCAGCGCAGCCAATCCCCTCATGCCAAGGGTTCTCCAAGCAAAAAAACCCGGTCCATACAGCACCGCAATCCCTGTCAGAGCGGCCAAGCAAAAATCGACCCACATGCGGACTCCCATACCCTCCATCGCAGAACCGACGTGAAAACGACATCTACAACATGTCAGTTGCAAGGGTAGCATAGAGCGCATAAAGGATGGACTCGCCTCGCCTGAAAAAGAAAAGCGGCGATCCGTGGTATCATGCGAATTTGCGAAGATTGCAAAACATACCGCGCAGGGGCGCGCGTCGCACAGGAGAGGCAGCGATCCGCATTATGAGTGCAGCTAAGACACAGTTCAAACGAGATTGGTTCATCCTCACCTCGCTCGTTTCGAAGGACTTCAAGCTCAAGTACCGCCGCAGCATGCTCGGTGTGCTGTGGTCTGTGCTGAACCCCCTGCTCATGATGATCGTGCTC encodes:
- a CDS encoding DUF6541 family protein, which gives rise to MLPLQLTCCRCRFHVGSAMEGMGVRMWVDFCLAALTGIAVLYGPGFFAWRTLGMRGLAALACAPLFSILAYSILGVVCFFVGVRSTVFSVGLPVAVLSIAACGLALLVARRKGVALGSGERAGRRFDAALVSAYLAVGVAVGLFAFVLPLDGPASSVQTYDNVHHFASVRSFSDSGMWSSLHVSSYLDVSDPAANPLPGTGYYPSGWHIVCSMVISVLGVEVALAVNAVNFLFAAVVFPLSMAFLMKVLFSGDRAIALIGALGAVAVGAFPWILAEVWPLYPNTAAFALVPVLAGCFVALWGRDASGRERIVYGAVFVLGCCCMAFIQPNAVFSAAVFLIPFCVYRSAVEAGRRFQEPKRRVAVMLAAGSVALACVALLWMAALSLPFMQGAVAVYWPPIHSRAQGLMSVLGMGFAGSSVQPIAACLVVAGALYTLRKRRYLWLTCSYLLACCIYYVSAVEGDTLLKHALSGFWYTDPYRTAALAGICSLPLLAMGLHVAYRVCCRALAALRAPGACRVEALSATVVAVAFLALNFLPVRGMLGLGQDAFQGIVATATALNDGSAVNAYGEDKSRFARKAKEVVPSGALIVNQPYDGSLFAYSLDDLNLYYRDISGYGGEDERSESAMIRRRLAAKASDLSVRDAVRTAGAEYVLILDRDVERMEELFFLYNQDDWVGIEAVGDETPGFEAVLKDGDMRLYRIANADALQ